One genomic region from Yarrowia lipolytica chromosome 1C, complete sequence encodes:
- a CDS encoding uncharacterized protein (Compare to YALI0C00715g, similar to Saccharomyces cerevisiae DAD4 (YDR320C-A); ancestral locus Anc_5.354, similar to uniprot|P69851 Saccharomyces cerevisiae YDR320ca DAD4) has product MENPHEKDQSDALARIISGVSKLNSSIARVNEIQEEVYSRNLNLSVVSEIMQNYQASVDYYLRESGAMKEPFKNDD; this is encoded by the coding sequence ATGGAAAATCCCCACGAAAAGGACCAGTCCGACGCTCTTGCGCGCATCATTTCTGGCGtttccaagctcaactCGTCCATCGCACGCGTCAACGAGATCCAGGAAGAGGTCTATTCACGCAACCTTAACCTCTCGGTGGTGTCTGAAATCATGCAGAACTACCAGGCCTCGGTGGATTACTATTTGCGAGAAAGTGGAGCCATGAAAGAGCCGTTCAAGAACGATGATTAG
- a CDS encoding uncharacterized protein (Compare to YALI0C00781g, no similarity) produces the protein MEEAEIKTASRKRDADAIEAPENKSDKATDSESSGQTNPQSTGQADPQPAGQTDSQCTTQLSDNLETVLQEELSNQFLQPVQKKPRTSSDIPFSRFSSPHDFHHVLNDWAMQSNFAFTTGKERNSDRSIAITYTCCRSNVDGKACTFEVRGKKRKDEDFWTLHKVDVKGTGHNHPTGDEELSADQQSLVDLAERQRLCDIPSFYHSSLPPRFVAYSSSDALYTGLNDWARHQGFFFRLGTNWATKSGNENQTYYCGISGCSYSITGIRLAGQKSWAIRSYNARHVEHNHEGASVKNREQVTPVSLPPIADKYASFSALHEALNGWSVTKNFAFKTGTSSTGHTNGLVSKYMVCCMASDTGDPCEYSIIVKEAKDGTWAVSQAIKARKEHNHSLEDELTGQQQLLLEAAETRRIIQMPEYAPEHLPSRTVTFPDREKLFLHLEKFAKARNFRFAIKRSKKEKNGRLLVNYECAKTRKSATKCPYHVYARENKDGVWSVSYPYNLKNEHNHDLTV, from the coding sequence AtggaagaagcagagaTCAAGACCGCGAGTCGGAAGCGCGACGCTGACGCTATTGAGGCGCCAGAAAACAAGTCAGATAAGGCGACAGATTCAGAGTCTTCAGGACAGACAAACCCTCAGTCTACTGGTCAAGCAGACCCACAGCCAGCCGGACAGACCGACTCACAATGTACAACCCAGTTATCCGACAATCTGGAAACAGttcttcaagaagaactcAGCAACCAGTTTCTCCAGCCGGTTCAAAAGAAGCCGCGAACGTCGTCAGACATCCCGTTTTCGCGCTTCTCTTCTCCGCACGACTTTCACCATGTTCTGAACGACTGGGCCATGCAGTCGAATTTCGCCTTTACCACGGGCAAGGAACGCAACTCAGACAGATCAATTGCCATCACTTATACATGTTGTCGATCGAATGTGGATGGGAAGGCTTGTACGTTCGAAGTCCGGGGAAAAAAACGCAAAGACGAGGACTTTTGGACCCTTCATAAGGTGGACGTGAAAGGAACAGGCCATAACCATCCTACAGGAGACGAAGAACTTTCAGCAGACCAACAAAGTCTAGTTGATTTGGCTGAACGACAGCGACTGTGTGACATTCCCTCTTTCTACCATTCGTCTCTACCTCCGCGGTTTGTAGCCTATTCTTCGTCAGATGCTCTGTATACAGGTCTCAACGACTGGGCTCGTCACCAGGGCTTTTTCTTCAGACTGGGCACCAACTGGGCGACGAAATCGGGCAATGAGAACCAGACGTATTACTGTGGTATCTCTGGGTGCTCATATTCCATCACAGGTATCAGATTGGCAGGCCAGAAGTCGTGGGCCATCCGATCGTACAATGCTCGTCACGTGGAACACAATCACGAGGGAGCCAGTGTCAAGAACAGAGAGCAGGTCACTCCCGTGTCTCTGCCACCCATAGCTGACAAGTACGCTTCGTTTTCGGCTCTCCACGAAGCTCTCAACGGTTGGTCTGTGACCAAGAACTTTGCTTTCAAGACCGGGACTTCTTCCACAGGTCACACCAACGGACTGGTGAGCAAGTACATGGTGTGTTGTATGGCCAGCGATACCGGCGATCCCTGTGAGTACAGCATTATCGTCAAAGAAGCCAAGGATGGGACGTGGGCTGTCAGCcaggccatcaaggcgAGAAAGGAGCATAACCATAGCCTGGAGGACGAGTTGACAGGCCAACAACAGCTTCTTTTGGAGGCGGCAGAGACTCGGAGGATTATTCAGATGCCAGAATATGCGCCTGAGCATCTTCCGTCGAGAACAGTAACTTTTCCAGACCGAGAGAAGCTGTTTCTCCACCTGGAAAAGTTTGCCAAGGCCCGAAACTTCAGGTTTGCAATCAAGCGgagcaagaaggagaagaatgGCCGGCTGCTGGTGAATTACGAGTGTGCAAAAACCAGAAAGAGTGCTACAAAGTGTCCCTATCACGTGTATGCTCGGGAAAACAAGGACGGGGTCTGGAGTGTGTCGTACCCGTACAATTTGAAGAATGAGCATAATCACGACTTGACCGTTTGA
- a CDS encoding uncharacterized protein (Compare to YALI0C00693g, highly similar to uniprot|Q6Q547 Saccharomyces cerevisiae YHR072W-A NOP10 nucleolar rRNA processing protein, similar to Saccharomyces cerevisiae NOP10 (YHR072W-A); ancestral locus Anc_5.353) gives MKNLVKALHLTTTQHLKMHLMYTTGSDGKRVYTLKKTTESGEITKSAHPARFSPDDKYSRQRVTLKKRFNLLPTQQGEY, from the coding sequence ATGAAAAATCTTGTCAAAGCTCTCCATCTcaccacaacacaacacctCAAAATGCATCTTATGTACACTACTGGAAGCGACGGCAAGCGGGTCTATactctcaagaagaccacCGAGTCTGGCGAGATTACCAAGAGCGCCCACCCCGCCCGATTCTCTCCCGACGACAAGTACTCTCGACAGCGAGtcactctcaagaagcgatTCAACCTGTTGCCTACTCAGCAGGGTGAGTATTAA
- a CDS encoding uncharacterized protein (Compare to YALI0C00759g, similar to uniprot|Q877C1 Pichia anomala Na+/H+ exchanger HaNHA1), whose protein sequence is MGWDQLGIDDAHLAYAIIGTFTMIFSVVSLFVKEKLYIGEATVATLCGLIVGPHCLKWFTPDTWGNTDYITLELSRVCLVIQIFAVAVELPKKYIWKHALSVFYLLFPIMAFGWLISSLFIWALIKDLRWKEGLVMAACITATDPVLASAVVGKGRFSQRLPTHLRNLLSAESGCNDGMAFPFTFISLNLILHYGNAGEICKEFFVITVLYECMTGICLGIVIGWGGRILIKFAESRNLIDRESFLAFYLVLALMCAGFGTIIGVDDLLAAFAAGTAFSWDGWFAKETEESHVSNVIDLLLNTSFFVYFGSVVPWADFNNKEIGLDVWRLVVIAVLILLFRRIPAMLILSPLVPDIRNWREALFCGHFGPIGVGAVYMSLIARAELESGTPSPRRKEDWPKEGQPNWLAVQTIWPVCTFLIISSIVVHGSSLFVFFLGKHVSNLSITINSTTTAGDESHMWISRLPGIGDNGRTISISRVDTREPGMITFGEKKRLAKQREREAQTEKHGDEANISSESTAKQRKPRRRMSKDPPVNQPLSLGQGRGREHIDTFVEGDHVIQENDDGDIVAEYDQEKAGSSSGTDGDDQSPHITDRRHSHPHNVAAGGHHHLHHERVKAVAYKIDDELIVENEDGDILKRYKIRQKGHGPDSPNEEFVTPKHEGGVTKFFDRIFHKNFQDIKDIHKDKAPATDFVDLEKNEPLDVALARDGILSGVEDHPSEGAVQGTTTILHPTHTPCNDEVCLDDPLQRATIVEGSLERQDTSRSRRSSRGSLTSFRLGRRDSKDGTPTPGPSESDIPEETPAEKRRRMSALGLGNSAKDDDDEEEQTVVHPIREDEEDAPRIMWGDTVRG, encoded by the coding sequence ATGGGTTGGGACCAGCTGGGTATCGATGACGCCCATCTGGCGTACGCCATCATCGGAACCTTCACCATGATCTTCTCGGTGGTGTCGCTGTTCGTCAAGGAAAAGCTCTACATTGGTGAAGCGACCGTTGCCACCCTCTGTGGTCTCATTGTCGGCCCCCATTGTCTCAAATGGTTCACTCCTGACACTTGGGGAAACACCGACTACATCACCCTAGAACTCAGTAGAGTCTGTCTGGTCATCCAGATCTTCGCCGTCGCTGTCGAGTTGCCCAAAAAGTACATTTGGAAACACGCACTGTCGGTCTTCTATTTATTGTTCCCCATCATGGCCTTTGGATGGCTCATTTCGTCGCTCTTCATCTGGGCGCTCATCAAGGACCTGCGGTGGAAGGAGGGTCTCGTCATGGCCGCTTGTATTACTGCCACCGACCCCGTTCTGGCCTCTGCCGTTGTCGGTAAGGGACGCTTCTCTCAGCGACTGCCTACCCATTTGCGAAACCTGCTCTCTGCCGAATCCGGATGTAACGACGGTATGGCCTTCCCCTTCACCTTCATCTCCCTCAACCTGATTCTGCATTACGGTAACGCTGGCGAAATTTGCAAGGAGTTCTTTGTCATCACCGTTCTCTACGAGTGTATGACTGGTATCTGTCTCGGTATTGTAATTGGATGGGGAGGACGAATCCTGATCAAGTTTGCCGAGAGCCGCAATCTCATTGACCGAGAGTCATTTCTGGCCTTTTATCTGGTCCTGGCTCTCATGTGCGCTGGTTTCGGTACGATTATCGGTGTCGATGATCTCCTGGCAGCTTTTGCTGCTGGCAcagccttctcctgggACGGCTGGTTCGCCAAGGAGACTGAGGAGAGTCACGTTTCCAACGTCATTGATCTGTTGCTCAACACATCCTTCTTCGTCTACTTTGGCTCTGTTGTGCCGTGGGCAgacttcaacaacaaggaaATCGGCCTCGATGTCTGGCGACTCGTTGTGATTGCTGTTCTGATTCTGCTTTTCCGACGAATTCCTGCAATGCTTATTCTCTCACCACTGGTGCCCGATATTCGAAACTGGCGTGAGGCTCTCTTCTGTGGCCATTTCGGTCCCATTGGCGTCGGTGCGGTTTACATGAGTTTGATTGCCCGAGCCGAGCTTGAATCTGGAACCCCCTCGCCTCGCCGAAAAGAGGACTGGccaaaagaaggacaacCAAACTGGCTAGCGGTGCAAACTATCTGGCCAGTATGTACGTTTCTCATCATTTCATCCATTGTGGTCCATGGTTCGTCTCTCTTTGTTTTCTTCCTCGGTAAGCATGTGTCAAACCTgtccatcaccatcaactccaccaccactgcTGGCGATGAAAGTCACATGTGGATCTCGCGTCTTCCCGGTATTGGCGACAATGGCCGAACGATTTCCATCTCTCGAGTTGACACCAGGGAGCCCGGTATGATTACCTTTGGAGAAAAGAAGAGGCTGGCCAAGCAACGAGAGCGAGAGGCTCAGACGGAGAAGCATGGCGATGAGGCCAACATTTCGTCCGAGTCTACCGCCAAGCAGCGAAAGCCCCGACGACGAATGTCCAAGGATCCTCCCGTCAACCAGCCTCTTTCTCTTGGCCAGGGACGGGGACGAGAGCATATCGACACGTTTGTGGAGGGCGATCACGTTATTCAAGAAAATGATGACGGTGATATCGTCGCCGAGTACGATCAGGAGAAGGCTGGAAGCAGTTCTGGCACAGACGGCGACGACCAGAGTCCCCATATCACCGACCGAAGACATTCGCATCCCCATAACGTGGCGGCTGGTGGACACCACCATCTGCACCACGAGAGGGTCAAGGCCGTGGCTTACAAGATTGACGACGAACTGATTGTCGAGAACGAGGATGGTGATATTCTGAAGCGGTACAAGATCCGACAGAAGGGCCACGGACCTGACTCACCCAACGAGGAGTTTGTCACTCCCAAGCACGAGGGCGGTGTCACCAAGTTCTTCGACAGAATCTTCCACAAGAACTTCCAGGACATCAAGGACATTCACAAGGACAAAGCTCCAGCGACAGACTttgtggatctggagaagaacgagcCTCTGGACGTTGCTCTGGCCCGAGACGGTATTTTGAGCGGCGTGGAAGACCATCCTTCCGAGGGTGCTGTTCAAGGTACCACCACCATTTTGCATCCCACTCACACCCCCTGCAATGATGAGGTGTGTCTGGACGACCCTCTTCAACGGGCCACCATTGTGGAGGGTTCCCTGGAACGTCAGGACACTTCTCGATCACGACGCAGCAGCCGGGGCTCGCTCACGTCGTTCCGACTGGGACGACGGGACTCCAAGGACGGGACTCCTACCCCTGGTCCCTCAGAGTCCGACATTCCTGAAGAGACTCCTGCCGAGAAGCGGCGACGAATGAGTGCTCTGGGTCTAGGCAACtctgccaaggacgacgatgatgaggaggagcagactGTTGTGCATCCCATTCgggaggatgaggaggacgcTCCTCGGATTATGTGGGGCGATACGGTGAGAGGATAG